The genomic segment TTTTTAAACTTTCCCATTTTCTTAAATTGGATGAGCTTGCGTTCTTGTGGTTTTCGTTTGGAAATCTTAATGAGAAGAGTGATGAAAGAGCAAAACTCATTTTTGCAGATGTGGCCTATGGATTGAGCAAAAATCTTATTCAAGAACGTTTTATCCACTGGGTAGATGCAGAACCTTCCTTACGCGATTCTCTAACTTTGAGAATGTTCGAAGGGGGGAAGTCTCTGGCAGAATATCATTCGACCCTGGTAAAAAAATGGGAGGATGCAGGGAAACCTTCTCCAGCCGAATGGGTTCAGAAAGATTCTCAGACATTTTGGTATGTATTCTATGGTTTTCAGAGGTGTAAGAATTTTGATCAAAGCCCTACAGCACCTTTCGATACCAAGGATGTTTTCGCTAGCTTTAAATCAGTTGTTGAAAGTGGACGAATAAATTTAGAATCATTTTTTAAAAATTTTCCAGAAGATTGGGAATGGAATGGAGATCCGTTTCGCCATGACAATTCTGCTTTTCGTTGGAAACAAAGGCTTGCAGAGAATGTAAATTCAGAAGCATTTCTTATAAAGTTGATTCAGGAAGATGATTTTAGATTGAAGTTGAGTTGTATAAAGAACTTGAATATTTCACCCGCTTTTCTTAAAAGTTTGTTGAAACGAGTGGTTCAAGAAGAAAAAGAAGTTTTTTTGTATTCCTCAGAGGTTCCCTTGGCTTTACGGATAATCTTGATGGACGATTCCGATGAAGTAATTTCTAAGCTTTCAAAGGAGATTCTTTCAGAATCAAGAAGTCCTTTAGAAAAAAACCTCTTAAAAATTTTTGATCGATGGGAAAAATCACGTTCTTCTGATACCATCCCTGATTTAGCTATAGCTCGCTTAATAAGAGAGGAGCCTGTCCTTCGTCAGATTGTTAGTCAATCCTCTGATACGCAATGGCATGAAGTAGATCCAACAGGTGATATTGATAAAGACATAGAAAATCTTATTTCTCAGTCAGAAGATTTTTTGAAGGCATTATCAAAGCATCGAACAGGCGGTGTAATCATTGGCCTCAAGCGTTGGGTTTTGAAGCATGTTCCTGAACAATGGATGAATTGGAGGATTTATTACGACACCCAAGTTGCTCCAAGACTAGAAGAAGTGCTTTTCATTTTGCCTGCGTTTGCAACGGCCCTTTTGGGACTGAATCCTTTCTGGGGAATCGGAATCAATGCGCTTTCGAGAATTGCCTTTGTTTTTTTACATCCCAGTGGTCAAAGAAAAGATCCTGCATGGATCGCACTCTCAAGTCTTGTCCTGACATCTCTTCCTTTTCTTTTAGGCTTTTTGTTTCCTTTATCCTCAGCGACACTTTCTTTGGGACTTGTGCTAACGGTTATCCCTGCTGTCATGGTTCATCGTGCGGTGAATTTAAGAGCCAGACCTCACTTTGAAGAATTTGTGAACTGGTTTAATCAAGACTATCGGACTAGCAGGAATCTGCGGCATTTTGCCCTCTTCCTGACACTCGATCAGATGAATTCTGCTTTCTTTCTCACTTTAAACGACGCCATTCGAGCATTTTCCCATGAAAAAGACCTCAGAAAAAATGAAGAAACTGAGCTTTACGATTTCGTGGTTGATGCAATCATTGCGGCCCGTCATCCGGAATTGATTCAAGGGAAGGAACGACCCTTAGATTCTATCATCGTCCGGATGGAAGCCTGGGGAACTTTAAATTTATTTGGGTGTGATTTGAATATGGGACCCTCCTCTCTCGTGGATATTGAGAAAACGATGAGAGAAGCGCGTTTTTTTAATTATCAAAATGCGAATCTCCGGGTACAGATTGGATCAAAAAAAGTTTCTTGGCAAACCAGGGCTCAGATTACCCAGCGTTATTCATACGAAGGCAAAGAGTATGAGCAGAAGGCGACTCCTCTTCCACAATTATCTTCTTTCTCTTCGGAGACAGTTGGGGCGAGTCTCTTCCAAATCACAAAGGTCGAAGATTACCCCATCCTTTTTGCTTATCTTGTCTTAAGACAGCGTTTGAGAGATATTCAAGCAAAACTTTTGAAGGAAACAATTTCTGACCCTTATCAAGATGATTCAGCGCCTATTTTGCCCCTCATTGACTTCACCTTGCTGGAAAAAAATCAAGATGGCCTTCGTTTGGAAGAAATTATTCAGCAATTCCCTGGTTTTTCAAAGCCCATCGTTACAGACCTTAATCGAACGGAGGGAGAATTGAGAGAAGCCTTGATCAAATTGGGAACCCACCCGGATGAAGTTCATCTCATTTCTCTTAAAGGAGAGAACAATCCCGGAGAGGCGCTTATTGAAAAAGTGAAGGCCTTATGGAAAAAGGAACACCCCGAACAAGATTTAGATTTTCGAACCGTTCGATTTTTGGGACATCAGGACCATAAACGTGAGTTTAAGACCGTGATGCAAAGACATGGTATCAAAGATGCCTATGGGGATGATTTGGCGATTGTTTTTGCCATTGCTTGCGGCGATCGGGAAGCCATTCGAACAGCGTTCCGAAAATTGGGTATGAACTCTGGGCAAATAGACCAGCTCCTGGCCGATAGTGGGGATTTGAAACCCATTCCTGTGATGAACTCCGTGAAAGATCAGATAGAGCGATTTCGAAAGACGGCTGAAATGACTCAGCTCTACATGTAAAGGTCTTAAAGAAGAGAAGTTTTCTTCCCCATTGAATCTGTTCTCAATTTAGAGTACAATCGCTCTCTAGAATGAGAACGATATTTTTTTCTTTATATCTTACAAAATCAAAGATCAGGGCAGATCTTTTGACATTGTTTTTTCTGAATCCAGATCGTTCTTATTATTTGCGTGAACTGGTGAGGCGGTTCGGATATTCCGTGGGGTCTCTTGCCCGTGAGCTTAAGGCTTTTTCGAAAGAGGGACTTTTTGAAAGAGCCGAGCGTGGAAAAGAGGTTTTTTATCGTCTTCATCATAGACATCCCTTGTTTACTGAAATCAGAGGAATTGTTGAGAAAACGGTGGGTATTCCAAAGCGCCTCTCGGATGGGCTTCAATCTTTGAAAGAAATTCAAGAAGCTTATCTCTACGGCTCTTTTGTCAAAGGCAAGATGAAGGTTGATTCAGATATTGATCTGATCTTAGTAGGTGATGAGACACAGCGCCTAAAAAGTTTGCTCAAACAACTTGAAGCTAAATTTGATCGTTCAATCAGTTCAGTCCTTTTTTCACCAGAGGAATTTCAATCTAAAAAAGATGTCAAAGGGGATTTTCTCTACGCAGTGATCAGATCCCCTCTGATCCAAATAAAGCCTCTTAAGGAGAAAGAATGGATCTGATTAAACTTTATAAAGACAAGGGACAGCTTGAAATTTTCAAGATAGAGCATGCCCAAATTTCAAAATACATCGAAGCAGCTTATCAGGATTTGAAAGAAGTTCGAATCACATTTCCTGTTTCTGACAAAGCGGCTTATCTTTTTGCCTATACAGCCATGCTTAAAATGGGACGCGCCCTTCTTTTTTTAAAGGGATTTCGTTCGAAAGGTAAGGGGCAACATGAGACAGTTATTGAAATCGCTGGAGATATTCTTGGAAAGGGCTTTACAGATCTGACAAATGATTTTGATGCCATGAGAAGAAAAAGAAATAAAATGATCTACGATGTAGGTGATTTAATTTCCCACAGTGATGCAGAAGGTGCTTTTAGAACTGCAGAACAATATTTGAACAAGGTTAAGGATTTTATGAAAAAGGAAGATTCTCAGCTACGGTTTGAATTGTGAGATCAGATGTATGGAGGGTCACCTTTTTCTATTGCTTATAGTTAGCTCTCTCAGATATACTTGCACCTAGGTTCAAAATTGTTGTTCTTGTTAGAGCTTTTTTTAGCCGAGAAGGCACTCTTTGGATGGGGGGATTTTTAAAGAGTTTGTAAGGTGACATTTAAATGGTTTCTCAACGAACCTATTTTACTGGAATGAGTTGTATTAAATCCAGTCAAGGATTTTTTTCT from the Chlamydiota bacterium genome contains:
- a CDS encoding nucleotidyltransferase domain-containing protein codes for the protein MRTIFFSLYLTKSKIRADLLTLFFLNPDRSYYLRELVRRFGYSVGSLARELKAFSKEGLFERAERGKEVFYRLHHRHPLFTEIRGIVEKTVGIPKRLSDGLQSLKEIQEAYLYGSFVKGKMKVDSDIDLILVGDETQRLKSLLKQLEAKFDRSISSVLFSPEEFQSKKDVKGDFLYAVIRSPLIQIKPLKEKEWI